The following proteins are co-located in the Brevibacillus laterosporus DSM 25 genome:
- a CDS encoding LysM peptidoglycan-binding domain-containing protein translates to MPKELMSLSFNNRAEVIAFPILPESIEISDGNNSKTYTTVGLGEINVIKDPKLTVYKFSSEFPNQAYPWVVYPDNLLSPAQYVKYIETWSKTKKPVRFIYTGESFDINEAVSIESFDWKEVAGTGGDIEFSITLKKYLFYGAKQAKVLSDLADPKKKVVQKKSAPRPSDRQPPKTHKIVAGDDLWSIAKKTYGNGARYKEIQKLNGLTDAQVKKLKVGTVLKMPK, encoded by the coding sequence ATGCCTAAAGAACTGATGAGCCTTAGCTTCAATAATCGGGCAGAAGTAATTGCTTTCCCTATACTTCCTGAGAGCATAGAGATTAGCGATGGTAATAACAGCAAAACTTATACGACGGTGGGATTAGGTGAAATCAACGTGATTAAAGACCCTAAGCTCACCGTTTATAAATTTAGCAGCGAGTTTCCGAATCAAGCCTATCCGTGGGTTGTCTATCCGGATAATTTGTTATCGCCAGCTCAATATGTAAAGTACATTGAGACGTGGAGCAAAACGAAAAAACCAGTCCGATTTATATACACTGGAGAAAGCTTTGACATTAACGAGGCCGTTTCAATTGAATCATTTGATTGGAAAGAGGTAGCTGGCACAGGTGGAGACATAGAATTTAGTATCACATTAAAAAAGTACCTGTTCTATGGAGCCAAGCAAGCAAAGGTATTAAGCGATCTAGCAGATCCTAAAAAGAAAGTTGTACAAAAGAAATCTGCTCCACGTCCTTCTGATCGACAGCCACCTAAGACACACAAAATAGTCGCTGGTGATGATTTATGGTCCATTGCAAAGAAGACATACGGTAATGGCGCTAGATACAAGGAAATCCAAAAACTAAATGGGTTAACTGATGCACAGGTAAAGAAATTAAAAGTTGGAACAGTACTTAAAATGCCTAAATAG